DNA sequence from the Antarctobacter heliothermus genome:
CACCCAAGACCAAACGGAACATCCTTGCAGCGTCGGAGTCCGGCGCAATTGGCAGGCCTACAGAGAACTTGGCGGTCTGATAAATATCTGCAAGCAAACGTTCTTTTGACACTTTGCGGCCGACCACGTCCCAAGCATCTGCAATGAAAGCCTCTTGGTCCATGGCAGAGATGAAATGCGGTGAAGGATAACGTTCGAGAAAGGCAAAGAACCAATCGCTGCGTGAGCTGCGATGAAAGCGGTCAGCCTCGGGCCAATACAGCGGCAGGTAGTGGGTCAGCACCCGATGCCAAAGTTCCGTCTTTGAGCGCGAGACTATGTCGTGCGTCTTGGACAACTCCTGAAGATCATTCGTACCGCTCAGCATTGGGTCGTGGTAAAACTGCTCGTTCCCGATCAGCATCATATGCAGGATGACTTGCGCGTCTTTCGGATCGTTCTTGTCCCAACTGTTGTTCAAAGCCTCACGGGTGCGCGCCAATGCGACCGAAGACACCAGCTTCACATCGAAACCGGCCACCCCAAGCCGGTAAGCGAGAGCGCGATGGTAATTGCCTGTAGCCTCAAAAGCCGCGCGGACAGGACGATCATACTCTGAGAGTGTAGAGATCAATCGATTGAATTCGTCGAGCTGGTTGAGAACGGTCAAACGGCGGCGGCGCTTTCGGCCCGGAACAGCGATCAAGACTTCATGGCGGGCCTTTGCGATATCAATCGCAACCAAAACAGGCTCGGTTTGTGCAATAGTGGCATCGGTCATAGTCGGTCTCCCTTGCGGCGTGGTTTGTGCAAAACCACTGTAGGGACCTGAGACCCGGCTATGATCACCTGCTGCGCTATTTGGGGGCTGCGCAGGCAATCATAGCCTCAACATCAACAACATTCCGAAGGTGTTATGGCCCGGAGTTCACCAGCCGGGCAAGCCTGAAATGGGCCGACGAAAACACCGTGCCGTGGCACTACATCGATCCCGGCAAACCGCAGCAGAATGCCTTCATCGAAAGTTTCAATGGCAGCCTCAGGGACGAGCTGCTCAACGAGGAAATCTTCGACAGCCTGGATGACGCGCGGCGAAAGCTGGGCCTGTGGCGCTACGACTACAACACAGTCAGACCGCACTCATCCCTGGGCAACCAGACACCGCAGAAAGCGCGCCGGACGCTCGAGCAATTTGAGGGCTCCGCGCCCGGCGAGCTTGCGTCAGACGGGGAACGAGAATACCCAAATCCAACCTGCAGACTCTCATTATGAATGAGGGACCAGCAGGGGGCACGTCACGCAGCCGGATCGGACCTGGCCACAAGCCTCACGCAAAGGCCCTCCTGACCACCAGAGGCTTCTTGTCGGCAGCGAAGATGGGAGGGGCAGAAGGTGGAGCATTTCCGGGGGCATTTCTCCGCCCAAAGGGCCAGAAAGAGCATCACCACGGTATGTTAGGAAAAACTGGCTGGGGTGGTAGGATTCGAACCTACGGTACACTGTACCAAAAACAGTTGCCTTACCACTTGGCTACACCCCAACCGTGGCGCGGGACATACGATGCCGGGTCACTGGGATCAAGACCATTTTTCAGGAAAATCACTTGCTCGCTTGTTGTACCGAATTGTCCCCGCCGGGGGCACCGGCAAAAAACCGGTATTGCGCCCGTCCCGCCCGCTTGGAGGCGTAAAGCGCCATGTCCGCCTGTTCCACCAATTCTGCGGGGTCACCAACCGGTCCCTCTGTTACGGCGATCCCTATGCTGGCCGAAATCTCACAGGTTTGGCCGCCGTAGATCACTGGCTCTTCTATGCGTCGGATCAGTCGCTCAGCGATTTCCGACAGCCGGTTCGGCAGGACCAGCTTGCCGAATACAATCATGAATTCATCCCCGCCCACACGCACCGCGATATCGTCCTGACGCACCACGTCCGTCATCACCCTGGCCACATGACGCAGGACTTGATCGCCTGCGGCGTGGCCAAGGGTGTCATTCACCTGTTTGAAGTGATCAAGGTCGATATGCATGAGCGAGAAGGGATCTCCACTGCGCTTCAACCGCTCCAACAAGGCGTCCAGCGCGCGCCGATTGCTCAGGCCAGTCAATGTGTCGGTAAAGGCGCGCTCTTCGGCCTCGACCATCGCGCCTTGCAACCGGGTGTTCAGGCTGCGCGAGGCGTCCATTGCCGCTGATTTCGCCTCGACGAGGTACAGCATTTCGATGGCCAGATCGGTCGGCGCAAAGTCCGAACTGGTCAGCGCATAGTCCCGTACCGCGCTCAGCACATGGATGCCAAACGACAGGTTGATGACTGCGCCGCCCTGCCCGTCTGACACCAGTACGCCGTATAGCGGGGTTCGAACGCCGCTGCGCAGCCGCAACCGGATCTTGCGGCCTTCGGTCTGCAATAGTTGTTCCATGCTGGTCACGGCACGCGGCCGAAACACCTCGAAGATCTCAAGGAACCGCGCCCCTTCCATGGGCTCGCGGCTGATCTTGTGCAGGGTCGGTCCAGCTTGGCGGATGTGCCCTGTCGGTTCCAGCAACAGGTGCAGCGGACAGAGCAGATGCAGGATTTCTTCAGGCAGTCTGCTCATCCCTCGCTGCCCCCGGTGTTCGCCGCCAGCTCGAACTCCCGCCCCTCGGCGTAGGCGGTTTCGATCACCGTAATCATCAAGATCTGCTCGCCTCGCCGGCCACCTTCGGTGTCCAGCAGCGCCAGAGCGCCATAGTCGTCGGCCATGGCGCGCAGCACCCCGATCATGACATAGCCAAAGCCCGGCAGGCCGTCGCCAACCCGCAAGCTGAACTGTAAGTTTCCGCTGTCCGTCAGTTCCAGTTCCGGCAGGACCAGATCGGCCACCGCAAGGCGCGTCCGATCAGGCAGATCGTCCAGAGAGTGCAGGAATTCGATGAAATCGACCCCGCCGAACCGCAGCAGACGGCGCAGCCCCTCACTGTTCGGATGTGACACCAGATAGGTGCCGACATCTTCCCAGATCGCCTCTGCCGGTTTGCCAAGCCCCAGCTCGGCCGCCCCGATCAGCGCGCTATAAGTTTCCGGTGGATAATTCAGCATCGGCTCAAATGCGGGGACTTCAAGGCCCGCTCCGACGACAATTTCGGCCCATGTCATGGGGCCATATGTATCCTCAATAAAAACCTGAAAGGTTCGCAGGATCAACCCGTGCATCTTTCCACACCTCAATGCCTTTGCAAGAGCATGGACAGCAGCGATTAAGAATCGGCAAACAGGTACAATTGCGCATGTTTTGGCCCGCCAACAGCCAGCGCGTACAGACGCTAGAAATCCGTCGGTGCGCCCCCCTCACGTTTGCGCCGGGCCACGAAGGATTCCAGTTCTTCCCGGATACCCGCGTCCATTTGCGGCGCTTCGAATTCCTCGATGATCCGCTTGAACATCACATGCGCCCGTTCCGGCGTCCAAAGCGCGCCAGCCGCCTCCCAGCCTTCAAAGTTCTTCCAGTCCGACAGGAACGGCTGATAGAACGCCGTCTCATAGCGATCCTGCGTGTGCTGCACGCCAAAGAAATGCCCGTTCGGCCCTACCTCACGGATAGTATCGACCGCCAGCGCATCGTCAGAGACATCGCAGATCTCCGGCTCCATGTACCGTTGCAACTGCTGCAACACCTCGCAATCCATGATGAACTTTTCCGGGCTGGCGATCAGCCCGCCTTCCAGCCAACCGGCTGCGTGATAGACCATGTTGGTGCCCGATTGGATCGCCGCCCAAAGCGAGTGTTCGGTTTCCCACATCGCCTGCCCGTCCGGCACGTTGGCCGCACAGACACCAGAGGACCGCATGGGCAGATCGTAGAACCGCGCCATCTGGCCGGTCATCTGGGTCGCGCGCATGTACTCGGGCGTGCCAAAGGCGGGCGCACCGGACTTCATGTCGACGTTTGAGGTGAACGTGCCGATCACGCAGGGCACGCCAGGGTTGATCACCTGCGCCAGCACCACCGCCGCCACCCCCTCGGCCAGCGACTGCGCCACGGCACCGGCCATCGTCACGGGCGCCATCGCCCCCGCAAGGGTAAACGGCGTCACCACCAGCCCCTGCCCCCGCCTAGCCATGCGCATCCAGCCGTCCATCATCGGATAGTCGTGCTTCAGCGGAGAGGTCGAGTTGATGTTGGTGTACATCCGCGGTGTCGCGTCGAATTCCTCGTGGGTCAGCCCGCCGGCGATACGCACCATCTCCATCACGTCCTCGACGCGTTCCTTGCCAAGGCTGTAGGCATGCATGACCTTGTCGGACAGCGTCAGCTTATCGAACAATACATCCAGATGCCGCACGCTGGCATGCACATCACATGGCTCAACCGGGTAGCCGCCCGCGAAATGGATGCAGTTGAAATACTGTGTCAACTTCAGCAGGTTGGCGCATTGCTCGCGGGTGCCGGACACCTTCTTGCCAATCTCAAGGTCATAGTAGTTCGGCGGAGAGGACACGTTGCCGAACAGGATGGTGTTGCCACCGATCGTCAGGGTCCGGTCCGGGTTGCGCGGCGTCAGGGTGAAAGTCGACGGTGCCTTGGCCACCATCTCGCGGACAAAATCACGCCCCATGCGGACGTTTTCGCCGTTCACAGTACAGCCCGCGCGCTTCAGGATCTCGACCGCCTCGGGATGCAGGAACTCGATCCCGATTTCCTCAAGGATGCGCATGCAGGCGTTGTCCAATCGCACAACGCCCTCTTCGGTCAGCGGCTCTGTCGGGCGATCAATGTTGACCGGCAGCCGCCAAGGCATCTGCTCGATAACGGGCCCGCCCCGACGCTTATTGCCAGCCCGGCCTCCGGTGCGGCGGCGTTTGTGGGCTTCGTGAAGGGGATCAGCGACATCCGTCATAACGACTCTCCATGGCAGGTGAGCCGCATCTCACCGCGCCAAGGCGGCGTCTGCCTTCGCATTACCGACCGATTAGGTCGCTTTCAGGTTACCACCTCGGCTAGCCAGCCCGGCAAATGGCCAATATCCGGCAAGATCACGTCCGCCATCGGGGCCAGTGCGTCCGCGCCCGCCATTCCGGTCAACACGCCGGCGGTCCACATGCCCGCCGCGCGCCCGGCCACCAGATCGTGCAGGCTGTCCCCTACCATGACCACCCGCTCGGGCGCATGGCCCGTCGCCGTGGCAAAGGCCAGCAATGGCAGAGGCGAGGGTTTTGCTCCATGTCCGCTATCCGCTCCGGCGACAAAATCAAACATGCCCTCGATACCGGCAGCCCGCAGATGTGCCCGCGCTACGGATTCGCTGTCATTTGTCATCACGCCCAGTGTCAGACCCCGCGCTGCCAGTCCGGCAAGATAGGGCACCAATGCCACGGCCTCGCTCAAAGGGGCAACCTCGGCCTCGGCCATGATCAGCGCCTCCAGTTCATCCACGGTGCGTCGCGGCAGGATCGGCGCAATCAAAAGTGCCACTTCGCGGTTGGTTCCGGCGATGACAGGACTGTCAGGCAGGAAACGCCCAGACTCGAGATCGAATTTCAACGCCCGTGCCAGCCCGTGCCGACGCAGATCGTCGCCTTCGGACAATTGGTCGATCAGTCGGGCCGCAAAGGTGTTCCATGTGGCGGCAAAGTCGAACAAGGTGCCGTCCTTGTCGAACAGGACCGCCTCTATGCCCCGTCCCATCATGTCCAATGCACCATCTCGCCGCCGGGCAGCAGCATGCGGGCCGCCATCGGATCTTCGGGTTTCAGGTCCAGTTCCGTGCAGAATGCCATCACCCAGGCGTCATCCATAAGCAGAAAATCCAGCACCGAACCCTGAAACGCAGGATCCTGCAACCCATCGCGGAAGTCCGCCTCTGACGCGCCCGTCGCGCCCAGAAAGACCGGCAGCAATTCGTCGTTGCCCGCCACCCAGGCGACGGCCTGAAGGCCTACGGTTTCGGCGGCTTCCCGCGACAGATTCATTTTGATTTCTTTCCGAAAGGGTTTCTTAACCAATATTCATCAAAGCTGAGCAGACAGGAAAGTGCAAGTCGGCGGACAACCGTCAATCCACCTGCCAGAGGGGAGGCCGCGAATGACCGGAAGAATACTGATCGTTGATTCGGTCCCCACCAACCGGATCATCTTGCGCGTCAAACTTTCCGCGGCATATTACGAGGTTATTCAGGCAGATAGCGGTGCGGCGGCGTTGGCCATGCTGCGCCGGACAGCCCCGGATCTTGTCATCACGGCAACTGACCTCCCCGACATGACTGGCCGCGCCCTGTGTGCCGCGATCCATGACCGCAAGGCCGGTCTGCGAATCCCTGTCGTGATCCTGCATCGTGAGGATGATCCCGGCGAACGTCTGGCGTCACTGGCGGCCGGGGCGGACGATGTACTCACCTGTCCGGTCAACGATCTTGTGATGCTAGCGCGGTTGCGCTCACTGCTGCGGGCGCGCGACGCAGAGGCGGAACTTCAGCTGCGCGACGATACGCGCCGCGCGCTTGGTCTGGCCGAACAAGGGGCCGAATTCGTGGCACCCGGGTTGGTCAGACTGGTCTCCCCACCGCGCCTGACCGAAACCCGCGCCCTGCAGGACGGGCTGGAGGCGCGTATTTCCGACCGGGTCGAGGTTGTCGACCCCGACGATGCACTGCGTGAACGGACACGCGCGCCCGATGTCGTCATCGTGGCCGAACCGCCGGGCAGCACTGGTCAGGCGTTGAGCCTGCTGCCGCAACTGCGGGCCAGCCGCGGCACCCGCCACTCTGCGCTGATCTACATTGCCCAACCACACCAGCAACGCGAGGCGGCCAGCGCGCTGGACATGGGGGCCAATGATCTGCTTTGCTCCGGGCTCGATCTCGACGAACTGGCCATCCGCCTGCGCAAACAGATCGACCGCAAGCGGACCAATGACCGGCTGCGCTCCAACATGCAGGACGGATTGCGCGCGGCGGTCTGCGATCCACTCACCGGTCTATACAACCGGCGCTACGCGGTGCCGCATGTCTCCCGGCTGGCTGACCGCGCTGCGCGGCAGAAACGCCCCTATGCGCTCCTGCTGGCCGATCTCGATTTCTTCAAGCAGGTGAACGACGATCACGGCCATGCAGCCGGCGATGCCGTGCTGGTCACTCTGGCGCAACGTCTCAAGGACAACCTGCGCGCCGCCGATCTGATTTCACGTTGGGGCGGTGAGGAATTCCTTGTCGCCATGCCCGATGCCGACAGCGACGCCGCCAAACGCACAGCCGACCGGTTGTGCCGAATCATGGCACGCCAGCCCGTCACCTTACCCGACGGCAATCGTATCACCGTCACCCTGTCTATCGGTGTGGCCATCGGCAAGCCTGCTCAGGAAAACGGACCACTAGACCTGATC
Encoded proteins:
- a CDS encoding DUF3572 domain-containing protein, which produces MNLSREAAETVGLQAVAWVAGNDELLPVFLGATGASEADFRDGLQDPAFQGSVLDFLLMDDAWVMAFCTELDLKPEDPMAARMLLPGGEMVHWT
- a CDS encoding GGDEF domain-containing protein, yielding MSRLPEEILHLLCPLHLLLEPTGHIRQAGPTLHKISREPMEGARFLEIFEVFRPRAVTSMEQLLQTEGRKIRLRLRSGVRTPLYGVLVSDGQGGAVINLSFGIHVLSAVRDYALTSSDFAPTDLAIEMLYLVEAKSAAMDASRSLNTRLQGAMVEAEERAFTDTLTGLSNRRALDALLERLKRSGDPFSLMHIDLDHFKQVNDTLGHAAGDQVLRHVARVMTDVVRQDDIAVRVGGDEFMIVFGKLVLPNRLSEIAERLIRRIEEPVIYGGQTCEISASIGIAVTEGPVGDPAELVEQADMALYASKRAGRAQYRFFAGAPGGDNSVQQASK
- a CDS encoding HAD family hydrolase: MMGRGIEAVLFDKDGTLFDFAATWNTFAARLIDQLSEGDDLRRHGLARALKFDLESGRFLPDSPVIAGTNREVALLIAPILPRRTVDELEALIMAEAEVAPLSEAVALVPYLAGLAARGLTLGVMTNDSESVARAHLRAAGIEGMFDFVAGADSGHGAKPSPLPLLAFATATGHAPERVVMVGDSLHDLVAGRAAGMWTAGVLTGMAGADALAPMADVILPDIGHLPGWLAEVVT
- a CDS encoding diguanylate cyclase, whose protein sequence is MTGRILIVDSVPTNRIILRVKLSAAYYEVIQADSGAAALAMLRRTAPDLVITATDLPDMTGRALCAAIHDRKAGLRIPVVILHREDDPGERLASLAAGADDVLTCPVNDLVMLARLRSLLRARDAEAELQLRDDTRRALGLAEQGAEFVAPGLVRLVSPPRLTETRALQDGLEARISDRVEVVDPDDALRERTRAPDVVIVAEPPGSTGQALSLLPQLRASRGTRHSALIYIAQPHQQREAASALDMGANDLLCSGLDLDELAIRLRKQIDRKRTNDRLRSNMQDGLRAAVCDPLTGLYNRRYAVPHVSRLADRAARQKRPYALLLADLDFFKQVNDDHGHAAGDAVLVTLAQRLKDNLRAADLISRWGGEEFLVAMPDADSDAAKRTADRLCRIMARQPVTLPDGNRITVTLSIGVAIGKPAQENGPLDLIARADEALYAAKHKGRNTVVMADTVRLIGAPKPTHSAISDITDTTTPRRAGLT
- a CDS encoding trimethylamine methyltransferase family protein, with the translated sequence MTDVADPLHEAHKRRRTGGRAGNKRRGGPVIEQMPWRLPVNIDRPTEPLTEEGVVRLDNACMRILEEIGIEFLHPEAVEILKRAGCTVNGENVRMGRDFVREMVAKAPSTFTLTPRNPDRTLTIGGNTILFGNVSSPPNYYDLEIGKKVSGTREQCANLLKLTQYFNCIHFAGGYPVEPCDVHASVRHLDVLFDKLTLSDKVMHAYSLGKERVEDVMEMVRIAGGLTHEEFDATPRMYTNINSTSPLKHDYPMMDGWMRMARRGQGLVVTPFTLAGAMAPVTMAGAVAQSLAEGVAAVVLAQVINPGVPCVIGTFTSNVDMKSGAPAFGTPEYMRATQMTGQMARFYDLPMRSSGVCAANVPDGQAMWETEHSLWAAIQSGTNMVYHAAGWLEGGLIASPEKFIMDCEVLQQLQRYMEPEICDVSDDALAVDTIREVGPNGHFFGVQHTQDRYETAFYQPFLSDWKNFEGWEAAGALWTPERAHVMFKRIIEEFEAPQMDAGIREELESFVARRKREGGAPTDF
- a CDS encoding heme NO-binding domain-containing protein, which codes for MHGLILRTFQVFIEDTYGPMTWAEIVVGAGLEVPAFEPMLNYPPETYSALIGAAELGLGKPAEAIWEDVGTYLVSHPNSEGLRRLLRFGGVDFIEFLHSLDDLPDRTRLAVADLVLPELELTDSGNLQFSLRVGDGLPGFGYVMIGVLRAMADDYGALALLDTEGGRRGEQILMITVIETAYAEGREFELAANTGGSEG